A single region of the Streptomyces diastaticus subsp. diastaticus genome encodes:
- a CDS encoding FtsW/RodA/SpoVE family cell cycle protein, translating to MSSSTTQTSTIGAIGAPSRRNTELALLVFAVVIPVFAYINVGLAINGEIPTGLIGYGIGLGLLAGVGHIVVRRFAPYADPLLLPLATLLNGLGLVLIWRLDQSERLIRRAEQLYGAYSADAPKQLMYSAIGIAFFVAILLLLKDHRVLQRYTYISMVVSLVLLVLPMFFPAVNGAKIWINVGGFTLQPGEFVKITIAIFFAGYLMVKRDALALASRRFMGLYLPRGRDLGPILMIWGVSLLILIFETDLGTSLLFFGMFVIMLYVATERTSWIVIGLGMSAAGAVGVATFASHVQARVDAWLNPFDPDVMQQTEQIAQSLMSFGSGGVLGTGWGQGNSDLIGFAANSDFIFATVGEELGLAGMMAFILLYALIIERGARTALAARDPFGKLFAIGLTGAFALQVFVVAGGVMGLIPLTGMTMPFLAYGGSSVLANWALIAILIRISDTARRPAPAPAPSPDAEMTQVVRP from the coding sequence ATGAGCAGTAGTACGACACAGACTTCGACCATCGGGGCCATCGGCGCGCCGAGCCGCCGCAACACCGAGCTAGCCCTCCTGGTGTTCGCGGTGGTCATCCCCGTGTTCGCGTACATCAACGTGGGCCTCGCGATCAACGGCGAGATCCCGACCGGCCTGATCGGTTACGGCATCGGCCTCGGCCTGCTGGCCGGCGTGGGCCACATCGTGGTGCGCCGCTTCGCGCCCTACGCCGACCCGCTGCTGCTGCCGCTGGCCACCCTGCTCAACGGCCTCGGCCTGGTGCTGATCTGGCGCCTGGACCAGTCGGAACGGCTCATCCGCCGCGCGGAGCAGCTCTACGGCGCGTATTCGGCGGACGCACCCAAGCAGCTCATGTACTCGGCGATCGGCATCGCCTTCTTCGTGGCCATCCTGCTGCTCCTCAAGGACCACCGGGTGCTCCAGCGGTACACCTACATCTCGATGGTGGTCTCGCTGGTCCTCCTCGTACTGCCGATGTTCTTCCCCGCCGTGAACGGCGCGAAGATCTGGATCAACGTCGGTGGTTTCACCCTCCAGCCGGGCGAGTTCGTCAAGATCACCATTGCCATCTTCTTCGCCGGCTACCTGATGGTGAAGAGAGACGCGCTCGCGCTGGCCAGCCGCCGGTTCATGGGGCTCTACCTCCCGCGCGGACGCGACCTCGGACCGATCCTGATGATCTGGGGCGTGAGCCTGCTCATCCTCATCTTCGAGACGGACCTCGGTACCTCCCTGCTGTTCTTCGGCATGTTCGTGATCATGCTGTACGTCGCCACCGAGCGGACCAGCTGGATCGTGATCGGTCTGGGCATGTCGGCGGCCGGCGCCGTCGGTGTGGCCACCTTCGCCAGCCACGTGCAGGCGCGCGTCGACGCCTGGCTGAACCCCTTCGACCCCGACGTCATGCAGCAGACCGAGCAGATCGCCCAGTCCCTGATGTCCTTCGGGTCAGGCGGTGTGCTGGGCACCGGCTGGGGACAGGGCAACTCCGACCTCATCGGCTTCGCCGCCAACTCCGACTTCATCTTCGCCACGGTCGGCGAGGAGCTGGGGCTCGCCGGGATGATGGCCTTCATCCTCCTCTACGCCCTGATCATCGAGCGGGGCGCCCGCACCGCGCTGGCCGCCCGCGACCCCTTCGGCAAGCTCTTCGCCATCGGCCTGACCGGCGCCTTCGCCCTCCAGGTCTTCGTGGTCGCCGGCGGCGTGATGGGGCTCATCCCGCTGACCGGTATGACCATGCCCTTCCTCGCGTACGGTGGTTCGTCGGTGCTCGCCAACTGGGCGCTGATCGCCATCCTGATCCGCATCAGTGACACCGCACGCCGTCCCGCCCCGGCGCCGGCTCCTTCCCCCGACGCCGAGATGACCCAGGTGGTGCGCCCGTGA
- a CDS encoding FMN-dependent NADH-azoreductase, translated as MATLLHVDSAISPTASASRDVTAAFVKTWTEAHPEGRVIHRDLAAHPVPHLDHFAVSAGFADPSEHTEEQRAAAAFRDELATELESADAVLIGAPMYNFTIPSTLKAWLDQVIIVGRTGGEAGTVAGRPFTVVASRGGSYAAGTPRESFEFVQNYLEKVVTGMLGAEIDFIVPELTLAPVNPALSELIPLFESSRTKALEEADEKARALAARLTEAATAA; from the coding sequence ATGGCCACGCTGCTCCACGTCGATTCCGCGATCTCCCCGACAGCCTCCGCCTCCCGCGACGTCACCGCCGCTTTCGTCAAGACGTGGACCGAGGCCCACCCGGAGGGCCGGGTGATCCACCGCGACCTCGCCGCCCACCCGGTGCCGCACCTCGACCACTTCGCCGTGTCGGCCGGCTTCGCCGACCCCTCCGAGCACACCGAGGAGCAGCGGGCGGCGGCCGCCTTCCGCGACGAGCTGGCCACCGAACTGGAGTCGGCGGACGCCGTGCTGATAGGCGCCCCCATGTACAACTTCACGATCCCCTCGACCCTCAAGGCCTGGCTCGACCAGGTGATCATCGTCGGGCGCACCGGCGGCGAGGCCGGCACCGTGGCCGGCCGGCCCTTCACCGTGGTGGCCAGCCGTGGCGGCTCGTACGCCGCGGGGACCCCTCGCGAGAGCTTCGAGTTCGTCCAGAACTACCTGGAGAAGGTGGTCACCGGGATGCTCGGCGCGGAGATCGACTTCATCGTCCCCGAGCTGACGCTGGCCCCGGTAAACCCGGCGCTGTCCGAACTGATCCCGCTCTTCGAGTCCTCCCGCACCAAGGCCCTGGAGGAGGCGGACGAGAAGGCCCGCGCCCTCGCCGCCCGCCTCACCGAGGCGGCCACGGCCGCCTGA
- a CDS encoding Stp1/IreP family PP2C-type Ser/Thr phosphatase — translation MSLSLRFAAGSHKGMIREGNEDSGYAGPRLLAIADGMGGQAAGEVASSEVITTLVELDDEIPGSDILTSLGAAVQRANDQLRVMVEEDPQLEGMGTTLTALLWTGQRLGLVHVGDSRAYLLRDGVLTQITQDHTWVQRLVDEGRITEEEATTHPQRSLLMRALGSGDHVEPDLSIREVRAGDRYLICSDGLSGVVSHQTMEEALASYQGPQETIQELIQLALRGGGPDNITCIVADVLDVDANDTLTTQLNDTPVVVGAVAENQHQQQDSGAMETPAGRAAGLGRRSSAPSGSFGPPGSGSSAEYTPENSFGAYGEGDFEKPRRGRTWLKRSLYTALALAVVGGGLYGGYRWTQTQYYVGTKDDHVALFQGINQDLAWVSLSKVHRDHPEIELKYLPPYQRKQVEATIAEGGMDEAREKVEELSVQASACKKDAERRAAAQKQQEEAKPGKGDSGAAENLTDDSKSKNKSDATPTPGPSLSEEEQKLVPLCGKQ, via the coding sequence ATGAGCCTGTCACTGCGCTTCGCGGCGGGGTCGCACAAGGGCATGATCCGCGAGGGGAACGAGGACTCCGGGTACGCCGGCCCCCGCCTCCTCGCCATCGCCGACGGCATGGGCGGCCAGGCCGCGGGCGAGGTCGCCAGCTCCGAGGTCATCACGACCCTCGTCGAGCTGGACGACGAGATCCCCGGCTCCGACATCCTCACCTCGCTGGGCGCCGCCGTGCAGCGGGCCAACGACCAGCTGCGCGTGATGGTCGAGGAGGACCCGCAACTGGAGGGGATGGGCACCACGCTCACCGCCCTGCTGTGGACCGGGCAGCGCCTCGGCCTCGTGCACGTCGGCGACTCCCGCGCCTACCTCCTGCGGGACGGCGTGCTCACGCAGATCACGCAGGACCACACCTGGGTGCAGCGCCTCGTCGACGAGGGGCGCATCACCGAGGAGGAGGCGACGACGCACCCCCAGCGCTCGCTGCTGATGCGCGCGCTGGGCAGCGGTGACCACGTCGAGCCCGACCTCTCCATCCGCGAGGTCCGCGCCGGCGACCGGTACCTGATCTGCTCCGACGGACTCTCCGGCGTCGTCTCCCACCAGACGATGGAGGAGGCCCTCGCCAGCTACCAGGGCCCGCAGGAGACCATCCAGGAACTGATCCAGCTCGCCCTGCGCGGCGGCGGCCCGGACAACATCACCTGCATCGTCGCCGACGTCCTCGACGTCGACGCCAACGACACCCTCACCACCCAGCTCAACGACACCCCCGTGGTGGTCGGCGCGGTGGCGGAGAACCAGCACCAGCAGCAGGACAGCGGTGCCATGGAGACCCCGGCCGGACGCGCCGCGGGCCTCGGCCGCCGCTCGTCGGCCCCCAGCGGCTCCTTCGGCCCGCCCGGCAGCGGCTCCTCCGCGGAGTACACACCGGAGAACTCCTTCGGCGCGTACGGCGAAGGGGACTTCGAGAAGCCGCGGCGCGGCCGCACCTGGCTGAAGCGGTCCCTCTACACGGCACTGGCGCTCGCGGTCGTCGGCGGCGGCCTCTACGGCGGCTACCGCTGGACCCAGACCCAGTACTACGTGGGAACCAAGGACGACCACGTCGCCCTCTTCCAGGGCATCAACCAGGATCTGGCCTGGGTGTCGCTCTCCAAGGTCCACCGCGACCACCCCGAGATCGAACTCAAGTACCTCCCGCCCTACCAGCGCAAGCAGGTGGAGGCGACCATCGCCGAGGGCGGCATGGACGAGGCCAGGGAGAAGGTCGAGGAACTCAGCGTCCAGGCGTCCGCCTGCAAGAAGGACGCCGAGCGCCGCGCCGCCGCGCAGAAGCAGCAGGAGGAGGCGAAGCCCGGCAAGGGCGACTCCGGCGCGGCCGAGAACCTCACCGACGACTCCAAGAGCAAGAACAAGTCCGATGCCACTCCCACGCCCGGCCCCAGCCTCTCGGAGGAAGAGCAGAAGCTGGTCCCGCTGTGCGGTAAGCAGTAA
- a CDS encoding FhaA domain-containing protein, giving the protein MGVLKRFEQRLEGLVNGTFAKVFKSEVQPVEIAGALQRECDNNATIWNRDRTVVPNDFIVELSTPDFERLSPYSGQLGDELSGMVRDYAKQQRYSFMGPIKVHLEKADDLDTGLYRVRSRTLASSTSQTPGGAPAPGGHAYPPAPPQGGPTAAGRPPQGGYGYPQPPASPPPMPPGPPPGTHGGGPSLAGAGSATRRWIEINGNRHQISRSTLVLGRSTEADVRIDDPGVSRRHCEIRTGSPSTVQDLGSTNGIVVDGQHTTRATLRDGSRIVVGNTTIIYRQAEG; this is encoded by the coding sequence ATGGGAGTCCTGAAGCGTTTCGAGCAGCGGCTCGAGGGTTTGGTCAACGGCACCTTCGCCAAGGTCTTCAAGTCCGAGGTGCAGCCGGTCGAGATCGCCGGCGCGCTCCAGCGCGAGTGCGACAACAACGCGACGATCTGGAACCGCGACCGCACGGTCGTCCCCAACGACTTCATCGTCGAGCTCTCCACCCCGGACTTCGAGCGGCTCAGCCCGTACTCGGGCCAGCTGGGCGACGAGTTGTCCGGCATGGTCCGCGACTACGCCAAGCAGCAGCGGTACTCCTTCATGGGCCCCATCAAGGTCCACCTGGAGAAGGCCGACGACCTGGACACGGGCCTGTACCGCGTCCGCAGCCGCACGCTGGCCTCCAGCACCTCGCAGACGCCGGGCGGCGCTCCCGCACCCGGCGGCCACGCCTACCCCCCGGCGCCCCCGCAGGGCGGCCCGACCGCCGCCGGCCGCCCGCCCCAGGGCGGTTACGGCTACCCGCAGCCCCCGGCCTCCCCGCCGCCCATGCCCCCGGGCCCTCCGCCCGGGACGCACGGCGGCGGCCCCTCGCTCGCCGGGGCGGGCTCCGCCACGCGCCGCTGGATCGAGATCAACGGCAACCGCCACCAGATCTCCCGCTCCACCCTCGTACTCGGCCGCAGCACCGAGGCCGACGTGCGCATCGACGACCCCGGAGTCTCCCGCAGGCACTGCGAAATCCGGACAGGTTCGCCCTCCACGGTCCAGGACCTCGGGTCGACCAACGGCATCGTGGTGGACGGACAGCACACCACCCGCGCTACGCTCCGCGACGGCTCGCGAATCGTCGTGGGCAACACCACCATCATTTACCGGCAAGCCGAAGGGTGA
- a CDS encoding FHA domain-containing protein FhaB/FipA translates to MSELTLTVMRLGFLAVLWLFVIVAVQVIRSDLFGTRVTQRGARRTAEARPQQQRQQAAPPQQRAQGGSSRQRRGAPTKLVVSEGSLTGTTVALQGQTISLGRAHDSTIVLDDDYASSRHARIYPDHDGKWIVEDLGSTNGTYLDRTRLTTPTPIPLGAPIRIGKTVIELRK, encoded by the coding sequence ATGTCAGAGCTGACCCTGACGGTCATGCGGTTGGGTTTCCTGGCCGTTCTGTGGCTGTTCGTGATCGTGGCCGTCCAGGTCATCCGCAGCGACCTGTTCGGCACGCGGGTCACCCAGCGCGGAGCACGGCGGACCGCCGAGGCGCGTCCGCAGCAACAACGCCAGCAGGCCGCGCCGCCGCAGCAGCGCGCCCAGGGCGGATCGAGCCGCCAGCGCCGCGGGGCACCGACGAAGCTGGTGGTGTCCGAGGGATCGCTCACCGGCACCACCGTCGCCCTCCAGGGGCAGACGATCTCGCTCGGCCGCGCCCACGACTCCACGATCGTGCTGGACGACGACTACGCCTCCAGCAGGCATGCCAGGATCTACCCGGACCACGACGGCAAGTGGATCGTCGAGGACCTCGGGTCGACCAACGGCACCTACCTCGACCGGACCCGGCTCACCACCCCGACCCCGATTCCGCTGGGCGCACCGATCCGTATCGGCAAGACCGTCATCGAGCTGCGGAAGTAG
- a CDS encoding winged helix-turn-helix transcriptional regulator, with translation MAGNGKATGADGVRGDDAGDEGARHQAGTRERRDVAHVPGACGVVDLGITRVFELLGKRWTGPIIAVLMTQPAHFADLRRAVPGISERMLSDRLTELAGAGLVVREVAEGPPLRVSYRLTDAGAELGPALAALRCWGQKYLLGGAEREPGTGC, from the coding sequence ATGGCGGGCAACGGCAAGGCCACGGGAGCGGACGGCGTACGCGGGGACGACGCCGGGGACGAGGGAGCGCGTCACCAGGCCGGGACACGGGAGCGCCGGGACGTCGCGCACGTTCCGGGCGCCTGCGGCGTGGTCGACCTGGGGATCACCCGGGTCTTCGAGCTGCTCGGAAAGCGCTGGACCGGACCGATCATCGCCGTCCTCATGACGCAGCCCGCGCACTTCGCCGACCTGCGCCGGGCCGTCCCCGGCATCAGCGAGCGGATGCTCTCCGACCGCCTGACGGAGCTGGCCGGAGCCGGGCTCGTCGTCCGCGAGGTGGCGGAGGGCCCGCCGTTGCGCGTCTCCTACCGCCTCACCGACGCCGGGGCCGAGCTGGGTCCCGCGCTCGCGGCCCTTCGTTGCTGGGGCCAGAAGTACCTGCTGGGCGGCGCCGAGCGGGAGCCTGGCACGGGGTGCTGA